TTAAAATCCCCATCAAGTGTTACCATCTATAACCGAAATAAGATAAACCGATTTGACAAGAAAACAGTTAACGCGATACCTTGCGTGTGCACATTGAAGGTAATTTTGAAGCATCTGATCCACGTACTGGTGGCGTCTACTTCTGATCGTCACGCACAGTAAACCTTCCGTGGAAAGTCCGCCCGCCGTGGGAGGCGGGCTCTTTGGTCTCTTCGCCATGGACCACAGTCTTTTGCTCACAGATTTCCCGATCGATCCGAATTGCTTTGCAACGCCCAGCAATTGTTTCGCTGTCTTGGACAGGGAACCGTCCGTGTCGGATAGTCGATCGATATCTTCCGGTGTGAAATTCTGGTATTCACAGTCCAAATACTCGCGGGATAAAATCTCCATCTAGACATAAGCGTCGTGTAATTATAGTCAAGTTTGTGATTACAACAGGGTTTTAGATTGCGGAGGAGTGGTTACCGTGTCTTGTTGACAAGGCAACAAGTCTCGAGAGCCTTCTTGCCAATCCCAATCGGGACCGGGATCTACCGCGAACAGAACCGGTAGTAATTGACCCGTGTCTGGATCTACTAGAGGTATACTGACACCTTCGCTGCAACCCTCTCCAAAATCGCTCATTCCATCGACAGTAACGAGAGGAGAGAAGTGGGCCGAATGATATGCTAGAAGCAGCGGAGTTCTGTGACAACGAGACGGTGATACTTCTAATGGTAGGTAAACTCCGCCAAATGGGATCGGCGCTATAGCTACGCCTTCCGCGTCTTTTAACATAGTTTCTGCTATAACTATTATGGGTCTCTTTAAAGCGTGAGCCAAAGCTAAAACGTGTACCTGCAACAAGTTTTATCACTGTACTAATTTCACGAAACTAATACAGTACGAAAGTGGATACAGAAGTTTTACATACTTCTTCGAGGCTCTGATAAGAAGTAGCAGTTTGATTCCTGAAAATAGGGGAAGCCATGTCCACTATAGTTTGCCACTCCGTCAACCATTCCGCTTCCGTATAAGACAACCCTGCGTCAGCGTTTAAACCCATTTGCCTCCATTTCCATCGTCTAAACAGAGCATGTCTGTACTCCCCCTTGGCTAAGGTGTTATGCAACGCTTCTCTCAACGTGAGAAGCCTATCGTGAAAGCCCCACATGCCGAGAGAAGCCGCGTGCAGGAGGCAATTGCCATCTCCGGATGTTGCTAACGGCCACAGAACTCTGTTACTTCCATCCTTACCCCCGCACCACCAGTTTAAACGACCAGCGGCTTCCAGGGAAGTCAAGCATCCCCGCTCGATTAGATCTTTCTCCAGAAACTGACGAAAGGAATCTAAGTacaattttacatttacttaaaacAACAAATTGTGGGAAGTACTCGTAACCATTGCGTGCTAGCACAGATAAAGTACCTGGGTAGACTGTTAGATCAGGAAGCGAGAAGGTGAACTCCGGAGTATCCAGAGACTCTATAGTAGCTAACTGAGAACGAGCATAAGACACGATGGCCGCATTTTCGGTGGCTCTAGATATACCTCTAGCCAATTTCTTTGTAGCACCCCCTCCACTGTCCAGAGCATTACTAGAAGTCGACTCTTTCTCCAAACCGTCGTACGCAGATAGTCCTACGCTCATCACCCTGGCTTGCTGCACCTGTAAGGCAACGCGACGTCTACAATTCGCAATATCCAAATCGCTAAAGCGACAAGATACAACGCATAACTGAATGCGAGAGTAATATAATGCACGAGCGATTACATGCAAATATATGCTGGTGTACAAAAATAGGACAAGGTTTTGTAGGACCACTGTGTCAATATAAAAAAGAGCATTCGATCACATCAGCTAACACAGCTAATTATACGCGTAAATGAAATTGGAGATTCGATGCGCGAAGAATAAAGCATTTCGATTCTCGGAATTACGAAATATCGAAAGCGAGTAAACACAGACAGACAGATGCTTGATTGCATCTATACGGCATGCATATGTATAGATCCGTCTATAGGTGTACGCGTCTATGTTGGGATGCGATTACTTAAAAAGTGCAAACCTTGGCCCGTATATCGAATTAGCGCGACGGAGCGTAACCGCAGAGTATCGCGAAACGGTATTCTAATTGCTCTACGACGCACGAACCGCTTGCACGCTCTCTCATATTTCGCAGCACGATGAGCGGTAGCGGAGCCTCCCCTACGAAGTCGAGCGCGCGGCGTATCGAAAGCGACTGAGAATCTCTACGCACGGGCGGCGATATAAACACAACATAACCTAGAGCGGAGAGCCTCGAAACTGCGGCCGAGTAAAAGGACGAGCAGGGAATTATTACTGTTGCGCACGGAAG
This portion of the Andrena cerasifolii isolate SP2316 chromosome 9, iyAndCera1_principal, whole genome shotgun sequence genome encodes:
- the LOC143373092 gene encoding OTU domain-containing protein 7B — encoded protein: MSVGLSAYDGLEKESTSSNALDSGGGATKKLARGISRATENAAIVSYARSQLATIESLDTPEFTFSLPDLTVYPDSFRQFLEKDLIERGCLTSLEAAGRLNWWCGGKDGSNRVLWPLATSGDGNCLLHAASLGMWGFHDRLLTLREALHNTLAKGEYRHALFRRWKWRQMGLNADAGLSYTEAEWLTEWQTIVDMASPIFRNQTATSYQSLEEVHVLALAHALKRPIIVIAETMLKDAEGVAIAPIPFGGVYLPLEVSPSRCHRTPLLLAYHSAHFSPLVTVDGMSDFGEGCSEGVSIPLVDPDTGQLLPVLFAVDPGPDWDWQEGSRDLLPCQQDTMEILSREYLDCEYQNFTPEDIDRLSDTDGSLSKTAKQLLGVAKQFGSIGKSVSKRLWSMAKRPKSPPPTAGGLSTEGLLCVTIRSRRHQYVDQMLQNYLQCAHARYLQDHKVDDTGSEMNYGAGKSKFYAASDQGSHASVSKLLPTNPNKDRTLYLSRSTFYNDQASSDRAGPGRWNSRNSLGAIVKECRNEQCQFFGSAENDYYCSQCWANRRYR